The following coding sequences are from one Seonamhaeicola sp. ML3 window:
- a CDS encoding glycosyl hydrolase, whose product MKYKLSLVLIIYCFVFGVTKSNAQENENSSIEQNFKNPPASVKPRTWMHAIDGNMSKEGLTKDLEAMQRVGIGGILLFNIDQKIPDGKIKYGSPEHHEMLKHAAAECERLGLSFGIHNCDGWSSSGGPWITPEQSMKMLVWSELQVKGDQLNVKLPQPTKREDYYKDVAVLAYPSLPSELDDASNKPIITSSVLNAKTEGLVDNLLDGRLVLPKKKNALPWLQYEYPEVKTIRSVLIVCNQRDPIATLQVSNDGINFTAVRELYTVRTGKREWTINDSFEAVTSKYFRITFNQTMSLQEARLSNTQSIHNVMGRISMGRTEDSNLTPIGQPEKSMVIDKSSIINLTSHLKPDGSLQAKLPKGDWTIMRFGYTSTGAFNNPASDAGRGLECDKFSKLAFKTHYDAFVKKVIENTKKIAPNAMQYAEIDSYEMGGQNWTDNYEHLFKEKYGYNLIDVLPLYAGRFVESHEVSDAILWDVRQFNCHLMAENYFGYFAELCKQDGIKSYIEPYGFGPLNDLDVGAKADINMGEFWMGREMTMVQSAVSASHIYGKNVTSAESFTSNPQINWKGHPALAKTSGDLAWVYGVNEFMFHRFTHQANPNVAPGMTMGRWGFHFDRVQPWWDNAGKAWFTYMMRGQYLLRQGVPVSDFLVFIGGGSPNSVYLRKDFEPEIPVGTNFDCTNADVLFNRVKIKNKTLVLPEGTTYKSLVLKNSKKLSLSSLKRIYEIAKTGVPVIGELPEQSAGYFNTAEEKAEFSKIAAAFKALPNVYAGFSWEKMMNKEKIVSDFTIEGRDDIPFIHRKEEKMDMYFFFNPNDSKQLFECNFNIEGKIPELWNPMNGEIIKTAQFKHQNGKTKVWIHLEAEESVFVVFKEASVGVPTITDIDKISSASYVLTSTNALQEEKPGETIDLTFEDDWSVIFPSLNSEEKRFKFPELIDLSKHDVEDIKYYSGTAVYENEFKISRKQLAKNTMYTLDLGEVAIAGKVTVNGTDLGVVWKAPFEIDITSVLKKGINTIKIEVSNQWTNRLIGDEQYPNETGFNRKAEVMPDWFLNNEPAPLKKRSTFTITNFYGRDKTLLSAGLIGPITIKTTKKTTIK is encoded by the coding sequence ATGAAATATAAACTGAGTTTAGTTTTAATAATATACTGCTTTGTTTTTGGTGTAACAAAATCCAATGCACAAGAAAATGAAAATTCTTCTATTGAACAAAACTTCAAAAATCCTCCAGCTTCAGTTAAGCCTCGTACTTGGATGCACGCCATAGATGGAAACATGAGTAAGGAAGGTCTGACTAAAGACTTAGAGGCGATGCAACGTGTGGGTATTGGTGGTATTTTATTATTCAATATCGACCAAAAAATTCCAGATGGAAAAATAAAATATGGCTCACCTGAACATCACGAAATGTTAAAACATGCAGCAGCAGAATGTGAGCGTTTAGGCTTGAGTTTTGGAATACATAATTGCGATGGTTGGTCTTCAAGTGGTGGTCCTTGGATTACACCAGAACAAAGTATGAAAATGCTGGTTTGGAGCGAACTTCAAGTAAAAGGAGATCAATTAAATGTAAAGTTACCACAACCCACGAAAAGGGAAGACTACTACAAAGATGTTGCTGTTTTAGCGTATCCTTCACTACCTTCTGAATTAGATGATGCTTCCAATAAGCCTATCATTACATCATCAGTACTAAATGCAAAAACAGAAGGTTTAGTTGATAATTTACTTGATGGTAGATTAGTACTTCCTAAAAAGAAAAATGCACTTCCTTGGTTACAGTATGAGTATCCAGAGGTAAAGACGATTCGTTCGGTTTTAATCGTCTGTAACCAACGTGACCCAATTGCTACACTGCAAGTCTCTAATGATGGTATTAATTTTACAGCGGTTCGAGAACTTTATACAGTACGTACAGGAAAAAGAGAGTGGACTATTAATGATAGTTTTGAGGCTGTAACGTCAAAGTACTTTAGAATAACGTTTAACCAAACAATGTCTTTGCAAGAAGCCCGTTTATCCAATACGCAAAGCATTCACAATGTCATGGGGCGTATTAGTATGGGACGTACAGAAGACTCGAATTTGACACCTATTGGACAACCTGAAAAGTCTATGGTTATTGATAAAAGCAGTATCATAAACTTAACGTCACACCTAAAACCTGATGGTTCATTGCAAGCAAAATTACCAAAAGGTGACTGGACGATAATGCGTTTTGGTTATACATCAACAGGAGCGTTTAATAATCCTGCTTCAGATGCTGGTAGAGGTTTAGAATGTGATAAATTTAGCAAACTAGCTTTTAAAACTCATTACGATGCTTTTGTTAAAAAAGTAATTGAGAACACCAAAAAAATAGCACCAAATGCAATGCAATATGCAGAGATAGACAGCTACGAAATGGGTGGACAAAATTGGACTGATAATTATGAGCATTTATTCAAAGAAAAATATGGGTATAATTTAATAGATGTTTTACCTCTTTATGCAGGGCGTTTTGTGGAAAGTCATGAGGTTTCTGATGCTATACTTTGGGATGTACGTCAATTCAACTGTCATTTAATGGCAGAGAATTACTTTGGTTATTTTGCGGAGTTGTGTAAACAAGATGGTATTAAAAGTTATATAGAACCTTATGGTTTTGGACCACTCAATGATTTAGATGTTGGTGCCAAAGCAGATATTAATATGGGCGAATTCTGGATGGGTCGCGAAATGACTATGGTTCAGTCTGCGGTATCTGCCTCGCATATTTACGGTAAAAATGTGACCTCAGCAGAATCCTTTACATCAAATCCACAGATTAACTGGAAAGGGCATCCTGCACTAGCAAAAACTTCAGGTGATTTGGCTTGGGTATATGGTGTCAACGAATTTATGTTTCATCGTTTTACGCATCAAGCCAACCCAAATGTTGCTCCTGGAATGACCATGGGTAGATGGGGTTTTCATTTTGATAGAGTTCAACCTTGGTGGGATAATGCAGGAAAAGCTTGGTTTACCTATATGATGCGTGGACAGTACTTGTTACGTCAAGGAGTTCCTGTATCCGATTTTTTAGTTTTTATTGGCGGTGGTTCTCCAAACTCAGTGTATTTGCGTAAAGATTTTGAACCCGAAATTCCAGTAGGAACAAACTTTGATTGTACCAATGCTGATGTACTTTTCAATCGTGTAAAGATTAAAAATAAAACCTTAGTACTTCCCGAAGGTACAACTTATAAGAGTTTAGTACTTAAAAATTCTAAAAAATTAAGTCTGTCGAGTTTAAAACGGATTTATGAAATAGCAAAAACGGGAGTTCCTGTAATTGGCGAATTACCTGAGCAATCAGCAGGCTATTTCAATACTGCTGAAGAGAAAGCTGAGTTTTCAAAAATTGCAGCGGCCTTTAAAGCCTTACCAAATGTATATGCTGGTTTTTCTTGGGAAAAAATGATGAATAAAGAAAAGATTGTCAGTGATTTTACTATTGAAGGTCGAGATGATATACCTTTTATTCATCGAAAAGAAGAGAAGATGGATATGTACTTTTTCTTCAACCCAAATGACTCAAAGCAACTGTTTGAATGTAATTTTAATATTGAAGGGAAAATTCCAGAACTATGGAATCCGATGAATGGTGAAATTATTAAAACGGCTCAGTTTAAACATCAAAATGGTAAAACCAAAGTTTGGATTCATTTGGAGGCTGAAGAATCTGTATTTGTGGTATTTAAAGAAGCGTCAGTAGGTGTACCTACAATTACAGATATTGATAAAATTTCATCGGCATCTTATGTATTAACTTCTACGAATGCATTGCAAGAAGAAAAACCAGGAGAAACTATAGACCTAACTTTTGAAGATGATTGGAGTGTTATTTTTCCAAGCCTAAATTCCGAAGAAAAACGTTTCAAATTCCCAGAATTGATAGATTTATCGAAACATGATGTTGAAGACATAAAATATTATTCTGGAACTGCTGTTTATGAAAACGAATTTAAAATTAGTAGAAAACAACTGGCTAAAAATACAATGTATACCTTAGATTTAGGAGAAGTAGCCATAGCAGGAAAAGTTACTGTAAATGGAACTGATTTAGGAGTAGTTTGGAAAGCACCTTTTGAAATAGATATTACTTCGGTATTGAAAAAAGGTATCAATACTATAAAAATAGAAGTGAGCAACCAATGGACAAATCGACTTATTGGTGATGAACAATATCCAAATGAAACTGGATTTAACAGAAAAGCTGAAGTGATGCCAGATTGGTTTTTAAACAACGAGCCAGCACCTTTAAAAAAGCGTTCTACGTTTACAATTACCAATTTTTACGGACGTGATAAAACCTTACTATCAGCAGGTTTAATCGGACCAATTACAATAAAAACAACCAAGAAAACAACTATAAAATAG
- a CDS encoding glycosyl hydrolase, whose protein sequence is MKKMSTYQPKLLLLLVFVLLCSCNESKSQQISEQKFEVIKSDFVTPSEENTIWCYWYWINDDISKDGITKDLLAMKKAGIGGALIGNINPAHKDGKVPMLSEDWWSHMVHAVVEGKRIGVDIGIFNCPGWSQSGGPWVDYTKAMRYLTFSETMVSGGKALTLSLKKPKEKFQDTHTFAFKSSDVEKRSTQFIPTKITANWSDVDISVLSDGNKEADTSFKLKKGKPLEISFDLAEPITARSITIIPSRAFKCNMSLFAVIDGKEKLVKEFQFDRFRITPNVASIETGDFATVLPETKADKFILKCTNFRDKRGGYGFAEINISEAPVLDKYIEKQLGKMHSTPKPDWDTYIFGRQEELKDKSFTINPDGVIDLSDKLDENGVLNWDAPEGNWTIMRMGMTPTGTKNAPAAPQGVGYEIDKMNSGLAQYHFDNFVGEFLKRIPEESKSAFKYVVADSYEQGSQNWTDGYEVKFKEKYGYDPIPFLPVLSGRIVGSVELSERFLWDLRRSIADDVAYEYVGGLKKASNKHNLKTWLENYGHWGFPSEFMMYGGQSDLVAGEFWNEGTLGNIECKASSSTAHTYGKPITSAEAFTSSRRAYLRHPEMLKKRGDWALTEGINHFVLHLYIQQPDDNRKPGMNAWFGTEFNRHNTWFSQADSYFDYLRRCQHLLQQGKYVADVCYFIGEDAPIMTGGRLPEIPKGYSYDYINAEVIIDRLSVKDGRFVLPDGMSYKVMVLPPFKTMRPELLTKLEQLVAQGGTILGQKPEKSPSLTNYPTSDEIVNDLASKMWNANYVDGKMKATYGKGKIWDGYELAEVFSELNLAKDLDVPADTPILWIHRNMPGMDVYFISNQSDDKLDIAPVFRTDKGLKPQLWNALTGEIRDLPEYEITPTGIKVPLQFEGAQSWFVVFNKEAKTDKASNFPEYKPLVTLDKDFNVDFQNKEIGPKETLLFNKLQDWSTSDNEQIKFYSGTAKYTKTFTIEELPENQEMYINLGNVSVMAKVKLNGKAIGGVWMAPYRLNISEAIKKGENKLEIEVVNLWRNQLIRDKSRAEDEKYTWIVIDKITPESPLQKSGLMGPVVIETFK, encoded by the coding sequence ATGAAAAAAATGTCAACTTATCAACCAAAATTATTGTTGCTTCTAGTATTTGTTCTACTATGTTCATGTAATGAATCAAAGAGTCAACAAATTTCAGAACAGAAATTCGAAGTCATCAAATCGGATTTCGTTACGCCTTCCGAAGAAAATACCATTTGGTGTTATTGGTATTGGATAAATGATGATATCTCAAAAGATGGTATTACCAAAGATTTACTGGCCATGAAAAAAGCTGGAATTGGTGGTGCCTTAATAGGCAATATCAATCCTGCACATAAAGATGGAAAAGTCCCGATGTTGAGCGAAGATTGGTGGAGTCACATGGTGCATGCTGTTGTAGAAGGCAAGCGTATTGGGGTAGATATTGGTATTTTCAATTGTCCTGGTTGGAGTCAAAGTGGTGGGCCATGGGTAGATTATACCAAGGCGATGCGTTATTTAACTTTTAGTGAAACTATGGTTTCAGGAGGTAAAGCATTAACATTATCATTAAAAAAGCCAAAAGAAAAGTTTCAAGACACCCACACTTTTGCGTTCAAATCTTCAGATGTTGAAAAAAGAAGCACACAATTTATTCCTACAAAAATTACTGCTAACTGGAGCGATGTTGATATAAGTGTTTTGTCTGATGGCAATAAGGAAGCAGATACCAGCTTTAAACTAAAGAAAGGAAAACCTTTAGAAATTAGTTTTGACCTTGCTGAACCGATTACAGCACGTTCTATAACTATTATTCCAAGTAGAGCGTTTAAATGTAATATGAGTTTATTTGCTGTGATTGATGGTAAAGAGAAATTAGTAAAAGAATTTCAGTTTGACCGTTTTCGCATTACACCAAATGTAGCGTCAATCGAAACAGGCGATTTCGCAACGGTTTTACCAGAAACGAAAGCCGATAAATTCATTCTAAAATGCACTAATTTTAGAGATAAAAGAGGTGGATATGGTTTTGCTGAAATCAACATCTCTGAAGCTCCTGTACTGGATAAATACATAGAGAAACAATTGGGTAAAATGCATTCCACACCAAAACCTGATTGGGATACCTACATTTTTGGAAGACAAGAAGAACTAAAAGACAAGAGTTTTACGATTAACCCAGATGGGGTTATCGATTTGAGTGATAAATTGGATGAAAATGGCGTTCTAAATTGGGATGCACCAGAGGGGAATTGGACGATTATGAGAATGGGAATGACCCCAACAGGTACAAAAAATGCACCGGCTGCACCTCAAGGTGTTGGTTATGAAATTGATAAAATGAATAGCGGTTTGGCACAATATCATTTTGATAATTTTGTAGGTGAATTTTTAAAGCGTATTCCAGAAGAAAGCAAATCAGCTTTTAAATATGTTGTAGCAGATAGTTACGAACAAGGTTCTCAAAACTGGACAGATGGTTATGAAGTAAAGTTCAAAGAAAAATACGGATACGACCCTATTCCATTTTTACCAGTGTTGTCTGGTAGAATTGTAGGAAGTGTGGAACTATCCGAACGTTTTCTTTGGGATTTACGTCGTTCTATTGCCGATGATGTGGCTTACGAATATGTAGGAGGTCTTAAAAAAGCAAGTAACAAACACAATTTAAAAACTTGGCTAGAGAATTATGGACATTGGGGTTTTCCTAGTGAATTTATGATGTATGGTGGCCAGTCGGATTTAGTTGCTGGCGAGTTTTGGAATGAAGGAACATTGGGTAATATCGAATGTAAAGCTTCCTCTTCTACAGCACATACGTATGGTAAACCAATTACTTCTGCTGAAGCATTTACCTCATCTAGAAGAGCCTATTTAAGGCATCCTGAAATGCTTAAAAAACGAGGCGATTGGGCATTAACCGAAGGTATCAATCATTTTGTACTGCATTTGTACATTCAACAACCAGATGATAATAGAAAACCAGGAATGAATGCTTGGTTTGGTACAGAATTCAATCGTCACAACACTTGGTTTAGTCAAGCAGATAGCTATTTTGATTATTTACGTCGTTGTCAACACTTATTGCAACAAGGTAAATACGTAGCTGATGTTTGTTATTTTATTGGGGAAGATGCTCCTATTATGACTGGAGGTAGATTACCAGAAATTCCAAAAGGGTATTCCTACGATTATATAAATGCAGAAGTCATTATAGACAGACTTTCTGTTAAAGATGGTCGTTTTGTATTGCCAGATGGTATGAGTTATAAAGTAATGGTATTACCACCTTTTAAAACCATGCGTCCAGAACTATTGACCAAGTTGGAACAATTAGTTGCGCAAGGAGGAACAATTTTAGGACAAAAACCAGAAAAATCACCAAGTTTAACAAATTATCCTACATCTGATGAAATAGTAAACGATTTGGCAAGTAAAATGTGGAATGCCAATTATGTCGATGGCAAAATGAAAGCAACCTATGGAAAAGGAAAAATTTGGGATGGTTATGAGCTAGCTGAAGTTTTTTCAGAACTAAATTTAGCTAAAGACCTTGATGTTCCAGCAGATACGCCCATACTTTGGATACACAGAAACATGCCAGGTATGGATGTTTATTTCATATCAAACCAAAGTGATGACAAACTAGACATAGCACCTGTTTTTAGAACCGATAAAGGTTTAAAACCACAATTATGGAATGCCCTAACCGGAGAAATTAGAGACTTGCCAGAGTATGAAATAACTCCAACTGGAATTAAAGTACCACTACAATTTGAAGGAGCGCAAAGTTGGTTTGTTGTTTTTAATAAGGAAGCCAAAACCGATAAAGCATCTAATTTCCCAGAATACAAACCGCTAGTAACATTAGATAAAGACTTTAATGTCGATTTTCAAAATAAAGAGATAGGACCAAAAGAAACCCTTTTGTTTAACAAACTACAAGATTGGTCAACTTCAGATAATGAACAGATAAAATTCTATTCAGGTACAGCAAAATATACCAAAACCTTTACAATTGAAGAACTTCCTGAGAATCAAGAAATGTATATCAATTTAGGAAACGTATCAGTGATGGCGAAAGTGAAATTAAATGGAAAAGCTATTGGAGGTGTATGGATGGCACCTTACCGATTAAATATTTCAGAAGCTATCAAAAAAGGGGAAAACAAACTAGAAATAGAAGTCGTAAACTTATGGCGTAATCAATTGATTAGAGATAAATCTCGTGCAGAAGACGAAAAGTACACTTGGATAGTTATCGATAAAATCACACCTGAATCTCCATTGCAAAAATCAGGTTTGATGGGGCCTGTTGTAATTGAAACTTTTAAGTAA
- a CDS encoding sugar-binding domain-containing protein gives MKFLKVVIILLSTLTFAQETINLDGQWQVKLDPENKGLEEEWFKNASFANKLDLPGCIQEQGYGEVPGPQTIWWDGNTLGGWFKSRPWVKEYNTPENFKTQAFLVPDRYYIGAAWFIKEVSIPQDWNNKNLKFYLERCHWETKLWVDGEFIGSNRSLGTPHEYLLSNLKSGKHTIALRVDNSSKVNLGTRAHATSDQTAGTWNGIVGKMELRQQAPIFIKSVRTFPNISEKIVNVEVEIKGLQAFEKAYWKLEIDAKGYNGNKHNPESKIFSGKIKRNASTIVNLTYPLGEGMQIWDEFTPNLYHLMLNLKVKQNKKTYKDTYGLNFGMKEFKVSGSQFTMNGLKTFLRGNADCAVMPKTGYAPMDVASWKKVWKTYKDFGLNMARFHSWCPPKAAFIAADEIGIYLAPEVMEWASVNSQAQLDFFLEESKKILETYGNHASFIQMGLGNEKGGDAEIFKTLLASWKAWDSRHLYTIKANANYEKKGFANIGADFEVLRKSGKEPSVPARYQAGWPPKPKNSAFINRAPQTVINWQEAVKREKRPIIQHETAQICAFPDIESELPKYTGYLKPTYLEIARDQMKKRGLYNQLSDFVEASGKWQVALTREEFEAAYRTPGLAGFHWLGLADFTGQHTAPVGFTDAFYDAKSYVNPKEVRQWNAPTVLLAAMPQRIFTSIKDFKADILVSHFGKENLNLKVIAELKNDVGEVLKAWELPQKMITQGSGQKLGKISGTNLELFEASHLVLELKSEDKQFFNTYDLWFFPKVKSLEIPENIVVAQVLDENVEEHLKYGKTVLLLPKQHNLKDQLPICFTNHYWTSFGKNDGQSSATGVLFDTTHPVFKNFPTETHINWQWWDVLTHAHPMVLDSYNSKNPWPKTYKSPLQPIDSWKINRKLALLVEAKVGEGKLLICSIDIETDLDNRPATKLLRNNLLDYISSRDFNPNEEIDMATIKEIFDFQNDNK, from the coding sequence ATGAAATTTTTAAAAGTTGTAATAATATTACTATCTACACTAACATTTGCGCAAGAAACAATTAATCTTGACGGACAATGGCAAGTAAAACTAGACCCTGAAAATAAAGGCTTAGAAGAAGAGTGGTTTAAAAACGCATCATTTGCTAATAAATTGGATTTACCAGGATGCATTCAGGAGCAAGGTTATGGAGAAGTTCCTGGACCGCAAACAATTTGGTGGGATGGCAACACCTTAGGAGGATGGTTTAAATCAAGACCATGGGTTAAAGAATATAATACCCCCGAAAATTTTAAAACGCAGGCTTTCTTAGTACCCGATCGCTATTATATAGGTGCTGCTTGGTTTATAAAAGAGGTTAGCATTCCTCAAGATTGGAATAATAAGAATTTAAAGTTCTATTTAGAACGTTGCCATTGGGAAACCAAGCTTTGGGTAGATGGAGAATTTATAGGGTCAAATCGAAGTTTAGGAACACCTCATGAGTATTTGTTGAGCAACTTGAAATCTGGTAAACACACTATAGCATTACGAGTAGACAATTCTAGTAAAGTAAATTTAGGAACCAGAGCGCACGCTACTTCCGATCAAACTGCAGGAACCTGGAATGGAATTGTGGGTAAAATGGAATTAAGGCAGCAAGCACCAATTTTTATTAAAAGCGTGCGTACATTTCCTAATATTAGTGAAAAAATAGTTAATGTTGAAGTTGAGATAAAGGGATTACAAGCATTTGAAAAAGCCTATTGGAAACTTGAAATAGATGCAAAAGGTTATAATGGAAATAAGCACAACCCAGAATCAAAAATTTTCTCAGGAAAAATAAAGCGAAATGCTAGCACAATTGTCAATTTAACTTATCCACTAGGGGAAGGCATGCAGATTTGGGATGAGTTTACGCCCAATTTATATCATCTCATGCTTAACCTAAAAGTAAAACAGAATAAAAAAACGTATAAGGATACATATGGGTTAAACTTTGGAATGAAAGAATTCAAGGTTAGTGGCTCGCAGTTTACAATGAATGGGCTAAAAACTTTTTTAAGAGGAAATGCAGACTGCGCTGTTATGCCCAAGACAGGATATGCACCAATGGATGTTGCTTCGTGGAAAAAGGTTTGGAAAACCTACAAAGATTTTGGTTTAAATATGGCACGTTTTCATTCTTGGTGTCCTCCAAAAGCAGCATTTATAGCAGCCGATGAAATCGGAATTTATCTTGCTCCAGAAGTTATGGAGTGGGCATCTGTAAACTCACAAGCTCAACTTGATTTTTTCTTAGAAGAATCTAAAAAAATATTAGAAACCTATGGTAATCATGCATCGTTTATTCAAATGGGATTGGGAAATGAGAAAGGTGGAGATGCTGAAATTTTTAAGACACTTTTAGCATCTTGGAAAGCCTGGGACAGTCGTCATTTATACACCATAAAGGCAAATGCGAACTACGAGAAAAAAGGATTTGCTAATATAGGAGCCGATTTTGAAGTGCTAAGAAAATCTGGAAAAGAACCATCAGTACCAGCCCGTTATCAAGCAGGATGGCCTCCAAAGCCTAAAAATTCAGCCTTTATTAATAGAGCTCCCCAAACAGTAATTAATTGGCAAGAAGCTGTAAAAAGAGAAAAACGTCCAATCATTCAGCATGAAACCGCTCAAATTTGTGCTTTTCCAGATATTGAAAGTGAGCTGCCAAAATACACAGGTTATTTAAAACCTACGTATTTAGAAATAGCCAGAGATCAAATGAAAAAACGAGGTTTGTATAATCAGCTTTCAGACTTTGTAGAAGCTTCTGGGAAATGGCAAGTAGCGTTAACAAGAGAAGAATTTGAAGCAGCATATAGAACACCTGGTTTAGCTGGCTTCCATTGGTTGGGTTTAGCCGATTTTACTGGGCAACATACTGCACCTGTAGGATTTACTGATGCATTTTATGATGCGAAGTCATATGTGAATCCAAAAGAGGTTAGACAATGGAATGCCCCAACAGTATTATTGGCGGCTATGCCTCAGCGAATATTTACTTCAATAAAAGATTTTAAAGCTGATATTTTAGTGAGTCATTTTGGTAAGGAAAACTTGAACTTAAAAGTTATTGCTGAATTAAAGAATGATGTGGGGGAGGTATTAAAAGCTTGGGAACTACCTCAAAAAATGATAACTCAAGGTAGTGGGCAAAAATTGGGTAAAATCTCAGGTACTAATCTTGAATTATTTGAAGCTAGTCATTTGGTGTTAGAACTGAAATCAGAAGATAAACAGTTTTTTAATACTTACGATTTATGGTTTTTTCCAAAGGTTAAGTCTCTGGAAATACCTGAAAATATTGTAGTAGCCCAAGTTTTGGATGAAAATGTAGAGGAACATTTAAAGTATGGAAAAACAGTACTGTTATTACCTAAGCAACACAATTTAAAAGACCAATTACCTATTTGTTTTACCAATCATTATTGGACAAGCTTTGGTAAAAATGATGGACAATCTTCAGCTACGGGAGTGTTATTTGATACAACACACCCTGTTTTTAAAAATTTCCCAACAGAAACACATATAAATTGGCAATGGTGGGATGTTTTGACACATGCACATCCTATGGTTTTAGATTCTTATAATTCTAAAAATCCTTGGCCAAAAACCTATAAATCTCCATTACAACCTATTGATAGTTGGAAGATTAACAGAAAACTTGCTTTATTAGTAGAAGCTAAAGTTGGAGAAGGTAAACTACTAATTTGTTCTATTGATATTGAAACAGATTTAGATAATCGACCTGCTACGAAACTACTAAGAAATAACCTACTAGACTATATATCATCTAGAGATTTTAATCCCAACGAAGAAATAGATATGGCAACCATTAAAGAAATTTTTGATTTTCAAAACGACAATAAATGA